gcttccttgaccccaggtccctgtgtccattcctcacgccgtggggcatctcagagaggtgccgagcagggagacacagcgcggggctgaggtgctgccggcctctgggagtggcaacaggaggccatggagtctgctgcagggcctctgcccgtgccagggaaggactcgtgtctctgagcagccctgccagagccctgacagtgccgtgtgtgtctccaggaacacctgtgtgctacctcaccctcccctctcttcatggcctgtccctttgattacacggtgtgacagaagcacctctgtggagcatctcccctgtgcagtccgaaagggttctgcaggcgtgagcggcattgccctctagaagatggcatttctcacctctcacagagcacagagcacgtctagggagtaggaatgcagtgagaggcacacaccctccatgtttcacctctctgaacgtccttcatgatatttttaagcacctgacagagaagcaaatgcctttagtacgagatgtcctcaaccttcagaaaaattctcgtcctcctctctctcatgacctgccctgtgactgtggttgggaacaccctcTTCATCATGAAGCTGGAGCTTCTTCATgaaatggcgctggagccccggtggtcctgctgtggttgggacattaatggcccctgcgagcggggCCTTTTTAGACATgaggtgctttgctgcaggagtctcgtggatgcagtcctgtacctgggaagagtggaaaagaagtcctcagccccccaactgtgccagccaaagctgtgaaggggctcgctgacagccctgggcaggtttttattcctggggctggtgcggctccaggcagaggcgggagctctgtgggcagacgagcagcccttggccagcagtgcctggggcagcccaacagctgccggctggtggctgcaggaggtgccccagctgtggttgctgaggggccacagtgtgtccccgtgcgtctgggggtggcccctgtcacaaaggggcagtgatgcggcacccacccactgcttgtgagctcacctggccagggcttggcatcctcaagagcgggccagccaaagctccttgggctgagctggccttgggacaactcggctcctgcctttgccacttgcttggctgctttttcccaaccattcatcgtttactgcccacttctcctcaccttccatcctcttctgaaggtaacgatgatttgaccttcaggacagatcatacaggaggtagatatgggatcaaagtgatggctggtctatgccttcggagctttaggatgagctgttacagctttataggctggccagatacgcactgtgggtagagttcctatttgctaattgttatttcttcaacacatcctagggtggataagtaggggtggcagtgtactctgaggctttgggctccgtctggaatgagaagaagcccatcctgacagatgcggtaggaagagagacagaaaaggagcacagcaaaggcagctgttaaggcagcggctgaaagccggtccctcctgtgtccaagggggcaaagtgtggggtggagaaccagagggctctgctgctaatggcagccagagggaagcagcaggtcctcttcagagaaggtgacacccagtgcagtcttcccaaagggccttggtaactgctgtcagttggattcctgcgacagggacagcagggccgtcagctgcagctctgcagcggctggaactaccactgaaacggtgctggtggcggatgctgttctctgggtttagtttgggattttttgtaatttattttgttgaggtgcaactatttctttgcactcaggtgtcaggattagcactgatcttctctttctggagcatgtcctggcatccttcgtcatccagagctttccctgctgttcctgaatggcagcgatggcctcaatggggccacccatcactcctgtgagtgccgacttcaccatcaggcttggactttgtgaatccccaaaggcaagggacgtggctggtgctccgtccctgaatggtgatgtaccggcaatcgagagggaattctggggtgagtcagtcatgacttatgagccagttttgacatctcatgtcatgacttctcatcatgatgagacgtgagggatgcccccatccatcccccacgtccattcagcacccaagcacatcatcaaggcctttcagccttgaatcagtttccacagggcatccttgagctcctggttcctcatgctgtagatgagggggttcagtgctggaggcaccacggagtacagcacagccaccaccaggtcgagaactggtgaagagatggagggaggcttcaggtaggcaaatattccagtgctgataaagagggagacgacggccaggtgagggaggcacgtggaaaaggctttgtgccgtccctgctcagaggggatcctcagaacggccctgaagatctgcatgtaggacagcacgatgaaaacaaagcaaacaaatactaaagagacactaaccacaagaagcccaacttccctgagggagtctgagtctgagcaggagagcttgaggatctgggggatttcacagaagaactggtccactgTGTTGCCCtgacagaggggcagggaaaatgtattggccgtgtacaggagagcatggagaaacccactgccccaggcagctgctgccatgtggacacaagctctgctgcccaggagggtcccgtagtgcaggggtttgcagatggccacatagtggtc
This window of the Rissa tridactyla isolate bRisTri1 unplaced genomic scaffold, bRisTri1.patW.cur.20221130 scaffold_29, whole genome shotgun sequence genome carries:
- the LOC128903364 gene encoding olfactory receptor 14J1-like, yielding MSNSSSITQFLLLAFADTRELQLLHFGLFLGIYLAALLANGLIITAIACDSRLRTPMYFFLLNLSVLDLGFISTTVPKSMVKSLWHTRAISYPGCAAQLFFFFFLFLMSLEYCLLTVMSYDHYVAICKPLHYGTLLGSRACVHMAAAAWGSGFLHALLYTANTFSLPLCQGNTVDQFFCEIPQILKLSCSDSDSLREVGLLVVSVSLVFVCFVFIVLSYMQIFRAVLRIPSEQGRHKAFSTCLPHLAVVSLFISTGIFAYLKPPSISSPVLDLVVAVLYSVVPPALNPLIYSMRNQELKDALWK